TGTGGGCAAGGGAACTTCTGGGTCAGGGGATTGCCACGTCGCTTCGCTCCTCGCAATGACAACCTGGAAAGGTTGCTTCCCCAAATGACTAAAGATTTATACCCCAAAGAGTTTACACCCAGTATGACTGAATATAGTTCTTGGCAATCATTCAAGAATGGTGGTACTGAAGTACGATCTTGTCCGATATGATCCCATGGACTAATTTTGAAAGGCCATATCTGGAGTTGTTGTCATGAGGATACGGCGAAAGTTGAAATATGCAGTACTGGGATCGGCTTCCGTTCCGGACGACTCGCCGGAAATCGCAAAAGCGTATGCCGTCGGCCGGGCAATTGCCGGATTCGGTGCAGTCCTGCTGACAGGAGCCTGTCCGGGATTACCTCAAGCCGCAACCCGAGGAGCCAAATCCTCAGGCGGTATCACCATGGGCATTTCCCCGGCTCAGTCTCTCCACGAGCACAGGACAGTCTATTCATACCCCGAAGAAAGTGATGTAACGCTATTTACGGGAATGGGCAAGAAGGGCCGAAATGTCATTCTTGTGAGGAGCGCAGACGCATGTATTTTTATCGGTGGGGGAATGGGCACCCTAAATGAGTTCACCATAGCATTCGATGACCTCGATACACACTGCGCCATTGGAATTCTATCGGGGACAGGCGGATATTCCGACGAATTCGGCAGGCTTGTTCAAATCGTGGGGAGAACATCGCGAGCGGCTCTGTTCGAACATGCCGATCCTGCAACACTGGTACAAAGCATCTTTCGTCATGTTGATTCGGCTGACGACATATATTGATTCTTGCATTTTCGGCTAGGTCAGCGTTCTAAACTTCGTTTAATCCACATTGTCTTTAAAGGAAATTCCTTCATTTTTCAAGGGCCTGCATTCCGATTAACCTTGACCCGGAAACGAAAACCTGATATATACATATAAGCTGCCTTGAGTAAACATTTTTTTATATACGAGGATGGGCAATGACTTGTGTGAAATGTCCCTGCCTTTCTCGTCCGTGCTCCCAAAGAGACGCGGGCGCCTTTAGGAAATTTGTTTCAGGAGAAGATTTGGTGTCAAAACATCTATGTGCTTCGCTGTTCTTCAGGGTAACACTTCGCACACTTGTAATCATCCTCATTACAGCCGGTTTTTTCATGCTCTCTGCCAGTTCTGCTTCAGCGCAGCTACCGGCGGATTTACGTGATGCTTTGGAGGCTCATAGGGCTGGCAAACTTCAGGAAGCAGTTGAAATTTATACCGAATATCTTGTCAAAAACCCGAAATCAGCGGAAGCCTATAACTGGCGCGGTATGGCGTACGAAGATCTGGGACAGTTGAACAAAGCCCTCGCCGATCTGAATAGAGCCCTGGAACTAAGCCCTAATTACTCCGATGCATACAATAATCGCGGGGAAGTTTACAGAAGACAAAACAAATTTGTTGAGGCGATGAACGATTATCGCAAAGCTACGGAGCTTGAGAAAGATTTTGCCGAGCCTCACTATAATATGGGTTTGATTCTTGAAGCGCAAAAAAAGAATGAACTGGCCATACGAGAATTTGACACCTATTTGAAATTCAAACCGAATGCACCTGATAAACAGGAAATCACTGCTCGCATTGAAGCGCTGAAGAAAACGGCTGCGGCAACACCGGCTCCTCCAGGTACGGCACCGGCACCCAAGGCTCCCGATCAAAAGGCACCTGGAGTGGCACCGAGCCCGCCTGGCGCTCCGAAACCCGCCGGTCCCAGACCTGGACAGGTGCAGATTCCACCCCCGCCACCACCAGGTATCGATCTGGGGATTCCGGGTGTTCCTCCCATTCCTGTGGATATTCTGGCAAGCCTCGATATAGTATCCGCCATTATCTCACTCGTTTTTTATCTTTTTTCCGCTGGAATGCTTTTTTTAATTGCCGTCAAAACGAATACAAGCCTGCCGTGGCTGGCATTCATCCCTATTGCAAACATTATCCTTTGCATCAAAATTGCCGGAAAACCTTTGTGGTGGTTGGCTCTGTTCCTGCTGCCGATCCTGGCGCTCCCGCTTGCCATGCTGATCCCAATGGATCCGACGGAGGGCATCATTGTCGGAGTGCTCACGTTGTTAGTAAGCCTCGTGCCTCTGGTGGTGTGGCTGTTTGTGAGCCTGGGTATTGCATCTGCCAGAGGTAAGTCTGCAGTGTGGGGCGTGCTTCTCTTTATCCCTTGCACCAGTTTTATCGGTCTGGCTTACCTGGGATTGAGCAAGTAGTCGGAACCCCATGCGGGACCCTGATTTGCCGGATGCACACTTTCGCAGAGATCGAATTCTCTCCCGAACGTGCATCGATTTTGAGATCATCGATTCTCCAGCAAAAGGCGCCTCATCAGCAGGCGCTTTTTCCGTTTCAGCCACAGGAATTTTGTCTTTCACCATTGAGCCCGCGTCGACCGATTTCTCGGGTTTCGACACCCTGTCAGTCAACCTACAGAATACTTCACAGGATACCGTTCTTGTAGGCCTGAGGCTTTTTCACGGAACACAAACTCTTTCAGAAAGCGTTTCGTTTTCGGGAGGACGAGAGGAACTGCTTCCGGGAATTCCTGCTTTCTTGAAATTTCCCATCGAGAGCTTCGGAACGTACGGCGAAGCAACTGATTGGAAAGATGTCCGGCGAATTACATTCGTCTTCTGTCGTGAAAAACAATATGCAGGATCTGAACCGGTCAGTATTGTTTTCCGAGGCTTGGAGGGTGAATCCCGTGAGCGCTACTCGGGTCCTCGATTGACTTCCGAAGGATTGCGGCATCTGCGGCAAGATTGCTCCATAGAGAATGCATGTGATGCCAAGGTATTATCGCTGTATCGACAATCAAACCCAGCAATGTGGATTCCTCCTCCTCACAGGTATCCGAAAGAAAACGCCGACCAGGTGCTTCGTGGTGAAATCATGGGATTTCACCTTGGTTACCCTGTAGATTGGGCCTCCAACCCTGAAGGGTCCCTTGAATGGGCTCATTTTCTGCACCGCCATCATTTTTTGCGGTCGCTGGTCATCGGCTGCGCTGAAACGGGAAATCCCGCGTACTCTCGCGCTTTGGAAAATATCGTGAAGGATTGGATCGCTGCCAATCCTGTTCCCATCGGCTCCAATGGGGGAGCCAGTCCTGCGTGGGAGACGCTTTCCGTCGCGTGGAGACTACGAGAATGGCTCTGGGTGGCAGGAGCTACTGATGCGTTTCATGGGTTCCGCCCTGAATCCCAAGAATTGATATTGAGATCGGTCTGGGAACATGCCCGAAGTCTTGTCGATCATCAGGGCCACTCTAACAATTGGATCGTTGTGGAAAGCGCAGCCCTGGCGCTCGCGGGATTGTGTTTTCCCGGTTTCAGGGACGCACGTTCCTGGTGGAAGTCAGGCATCCGGAGATTAGCTATTGAATTTGTGCGGCAGTTTTTCCGGGATGGCGTGCATTTTGAGATTTCTCCCATGTACCACGCTATTTGCTTCCATGCATTGCTCGAGGTTCGGGAGGCTGCCCAAAAAGCGGGAGAACAATTGCCGGAGATCTTCTTCGATCCTCTGGAACGTTGCGGGGAATATCTTGCAGGTCTGTGCAGGCCTGATTTCACATGGCCGTCGCTCAACGATTCGGGATCGATGGACAAAGACTATACTGCCCTATTGCGCAAAGCCGGAGACATGTTCTCCAGACCCGATCTTCAGTGGATCGGAACCAGGGGGACTGAAGGTAGAACTCCGGAATCAGGGTTACGAGTGTTTCCGGATGCGGGTATTGCAGTCATGAGATCCGCTTATGAACCGGATGCTCATTTTGCGGTGTTCCGGGCCGGTCCTGCGGGAGCATCGCATGTGCACGAGGATGTCCTCTCTCTGGAAATAACTGCATGGGGACGTCCAATACTCGTGGATCCCGGAATAACCTCATACGGACCGGAGGCTTTAACCGAGCATTACCGAAGCGGACCGGCTCATAATGCAATTCTTCCGAAAAAAGGATTTCTCCGGTCGAAAGCGCCTTTTGAAACACGGGTAAGACCTGCGGGAAGGAATCTCTCTACGGAAGCAGGAAAGAACTGGCGTTCCGTGACGGGAATCTGTCGCTTCGGAGAGTCAGGAGATCGACAATCCACGATAACCCGCACCATTCTGTTCATTGATTCGACATTCTGGCTCGTGAAGGATACTGTTCGGTGTTCACTACCTGAAGATATTATTGTCTGTTGGCAGTTCGCTCCCGGACGTCTGGAAATATCGGGTCAGTCTCTTGAATTCAGGTGTCCGGAACCTGAGGAGCGTCTTTTCAAGCTGATCCCACTTTTGGGAAAGATGTCCGCAAACCTCCGCTGTCTTACCGGTTCCTTGAATCCACCTGGAGGTTGGGTCTCGACCCACGGCGGTGACGTCCCGGCTCCCTCTTGCGAGTACAGCATGCAGTTTGCGGCCGGTGAATCCAGCGTCTATTGGGCGCTGATTCCGGGACTGGGCGTCATTCAGACAGAAAGGAACGACTGTAACGAAGGAGACACAATTCGTATCAGTCTATTGGATTTTCGATATGAGCTCCGGTTCAGCAGGGATGGTAGGTTATATTGTTGTCGCGTTAGTGGTTATTCTTAATCTTATATCAGTTGCCAAAATTAGTGACCGATTGAAGATTAGGAAGATTGGTAGGTGCCGTGCCTCCGTGCCGGCACATCTTAAATATGATCAATGATATCGATAGAATGGACCGGCAGGGACGCCGGTCCCTACCAATATCCTGTAATTCACACGAGGGATAAACGACAGAATTTTTGGCACTGACTATAAATAATGTAACGATTCAATTACTCGGGGCAGAAAGAGATCTTCTCCTGTGATCGTGATACCACTGACTTTCAAAATCCCCCCTAAACCCCTATAGGCGCTAACTTTGTGGTAATTCTTTGTCCCGTAGGGACTAAAGAAAATAGCGGGGAATTTGTGTATCAGCCGTCCCCTCCGGGACTCGAAAATCATTAGGTTTTTCCTTAACCGGCGATGAATCGCCGGCCTATTGTCAGACTGTTCTTCCGGAACAAACGACCAAAAACACGATAAGTTAAATGACCCCCGGCAAAGCCGGGGGCATATTCCTGTTAGCCCCTCAAAGGGGCATGTTCATGAGCCCCCTGAAGGGGGCGTCTCCGCATGGAGCATATTGAGTTGCTCCAGCCGGGCATCTTCCGCCTCCTGCTCACGGATATACTTTTTGACGGACTCTTCGTCCAATCCCACAGTCGAGACATAGTACCCTCTTGCCCAGAAGCTCTCTCCCGTGAAATTCCTCTTTCTCGACGTGAAGTTCCTTGCGATTGAGATCGCACTTTTTCCCTTGATGTATCCGATCACACTGGATACGGCAAACTTCGGGGGAATACTGACGCACATGTGGACGTGATCCGAACACAGGTGCCCTTCGATTATCCTCGACTCTTTCCGTCGAGCCAAATCATGAAACATCTCTCCAAGGTGCTTCCGAAGTGCCCCATAGATCTGCTTCCGGCGCCGCTTCGGAATGAAAACCACATGATACTTGCAATCCCATTTCGTGTGGTTTAGGCTTTGATAATCTTTCATCATAACCTCCCAGAATTGAAACTTGGTGTGTTCTGGGAGGTTGCTCTCTACTGCCTCGCACGGTCAAACCTTAAAGGGTTCACCCCGGCAAAGCCGGGGGCTTATTTATTTTTGTTAGCGCCTATGCCCCTAACCCCCCTTTATTAAGGGTGGATTGTCACGTACCTTCTTTCCCCCCTTTTATAAAGGGGAGAAAGGGGGATTTTCCCCGCGCATAACTGAATAGATACTAAATAATCGTGAAATTACTTGATTGATGAGCAACAACTTGCTATAATAAAAGCGCTTATTGGAGGTTTTAAATGGTAAAGTATTTTATTATAGTGCTGTCGGCTATCGTGACTGTGGGTATGACCGCTTCTACGGCTCTAAGTTTTGGAGAAAACGTCCTCGCGGCTACCGGGCAGTACACTTTCTTCATAAAACCCGATCCTTGTGCGCCTGTTACCTATTATCAGAAGATGGTCCCCTGCGTAGCAAGAGAGGTTGTGCCGGTGCCAAGAAGAGTGTCCCAGACCTATCCTGTGCCCGTGCCGGTCATACGGGGGATGCGGACGCGTATAACGCAGACTCCGGTCGGCTGCGCGTGCGGACAGGACCATTGCATCGAATGCTTTCCCAAGCCCTCTACAACCATGATGACCAAAGATATGGTGATGCCCAGGATGGTCCCGGTCCGGGTTCCTGGGGTTGAATTTGTCCCGAAAGAGGTTACTCGAAGAGTTATGCTTCCTCAGTGGTTTGAGGTAGTTGAAGAGCAGCTTCCGCCCAGGGAAGTACGAAAAATACGATAGCTTCGTAATCGTTCAGTCACGAGCGGGTACTGGGAATTCTGCGCCCTGGAAGGGCGGCCCAATAGTAGCCACGGGTGTCAGAAAGCGTCTCAAAACCTGCGCACTGCGGCGAATCACGCAAGCCGGACGGGAGGACCTGCTTCTGGGAAAAAAGCAGTCCCGTCAAGTGAAGATCAGGCGAGGTTCGATCCGAGTGTACTGTCCGTTATAAGGTCATGGTCTCCCTCCGGCTGCTTACGTGAATGCCACCTCGCCGGATACCCAATGGTGGTAGAGCTTCCTGAGATTTATGGTCGTGCAAATAAGGTCCCACTGGGCCTTTACGTTGTCGATTCCGGCCACGGTCCATCGCCGAAAGCTTAATGCGCTCTTGATCCAGGCAAACGGTGGCTCGATAATCTTCTTTCGAGTCTTCAGGCGCTCTTTGTTCTCTGGTTTTTCCCTCTTGCTGCGGTGTCGTTCTAGGGCCGCCTCGTAAACGCTGAGGTCTATGAGGCGTCCGTTCTTGCTCTTGGAGCATTTCCAGCGATTGGGACACGTTAGAAAATCCTTGCAGTGATACCTGCGAACCTCATTGTGGTTCTTGCCGTTAATTTTCCGCTGATGAAAAGGCAACAAGCGCCCTTCAGGGCATATGAAGCAATCACGCTCCTGATCAAAGACGAACCGGGATCGGTGATAGAGATCCTCATCCGCACCTCTCTCGGAAACAATTTCCCCTGACGATTTCCCGATAAGAATGCCGTATTCTCGCTCATGGGCCAGACCTATCTGCCCTGAGGAAAAATATCCCCCGTCCGCCACATTTTCCTCTGCCACAGCGCCCAGATTCTCTTTCACCTTGTCGAGCATGGGGACCAATTGCCCGTTGTCGGCCCCATCCGTGACCACATCTGCGGCCACGATAAGGCCGCTCTTTTGGTCGGCAACCGCCTGAGCGTTGTACGACAAGTCTTTGGTCCGGCGATTCTTCATAAAGCGAGCTTCCGGTTCCGAAGGGTGAACTGACTTCTTGTCCGATTCATCCAACTCCTTCAGAGCCTCTTGTATCCGCTGTTTCCGTTTCAATCCGTCTTGCATGGACTGCGGAAGGCGATACTCACCGGTCTCTTCCCGCTCGGCTCTCTCTATCTCAGTCATCGCATCGGCAATCGTGCGGTCCAATCTCTCCGAAACACTTTCCAGAAACCTCTCCAGGTGCTCACGACCCCGAGCCTTGTCGTTGGATGAGACGGCTTGGATCTTGGTCCCGTCCACGGCATGAAGAGCTAGACCGATCAGATCGGCCTTCAGAGCAACACGAATCGACTGTCTGAACAGATGCCTCAATGATTTCTTGTTCGCCTTGAAGAATCGCCATAAGGAATTATGATCCGGAGCATTCATCCCCGTCAGCCAAATCAGCCCCATATTCTCAAGGCAACCCTTCTCAAGCTTACGGGTACTCCTGATCCGATTGAAGTATCCGAAAAGCCACACCTTCAACAGAAGATCTGGCGCATACGGAGGACGTCCTGTATCGCTGTCGGGAACCTCGATTCCCAACTCGGACAGATCCAAGGAATCCACGAAATCTCGGATAAAGCGCGCCGGGTGATCCTTAGCCACCCAGTCTTCCACTGACGGCGGAAACATCAAGATCTGTTCGTAATCGGCCCGGATCTGTTTGCCCATGACAGCCTCGTGGTTGTTGAATTCCTCTCCTTTCTAGTACATCTCTTGGCAAATCGCGAGCCCAAAATGGAGTTTTGAGACAGTTTCGTCAACCCGTGGACAGCTCCACAAGCATAGTTGAGCGACCCTGAAGGGGTCGACCAATAGGCGATAATGCTTAAATGTTGTTGGGCGACCCCTTCAGGGTCTTGAAGACAAAAGACTTCCCCTATCGCTTCCGTGGGTTTGCACCCACGGCTACAGTTGGGTAGCCCCTATGGGGCTGTAGAAACCTCTTCCACGCGTAACTGAATGGATATCCCCTGAGAGCGACAACCGTAGACCAGGAAAAAGAGCGCATTGCACATCCCTCTTGCGTTCAATGCGAGTCATGAAGTACATTCTCTACTCCACTTTTCAATCTTGATTGGAAGAGGCTGTATCAAATCATTACCTTCCTCGCACGCGAAAGAGAAAGACGGAGGTTGATTTGTAAGAGCTTGAATGATTTATAGTAAGAGGAAGGGTTTGGATGAATGGCTGTATTGAAAATGTACAGAGGCATTTCGGTTGCGAGTAAGAATGTCGAGCTGGTGAAGAGAAAAATCAACTCAGATGGCCTTATGCAGTCCCACGAACTGCCCTGGAGCTCTTATATACTCGATCTCAGGTTGAATTTAGCCGAGTTACTGAACAGGCCCGATCTCTCTACGTCACATACTCGATTTTATAAACCGGGACAGTGCATTACTTCCGAGAGTGTTCGTCAGAGGAATCTCCCCTTTCCGTTCATCTTCGCTTGCGGCGATAAGACAGGTGCCGCCTATTTTGCGAACACCCACAACCGAACCGAGGAAAAAGACTTTCCTCTGGTGATAGAGTTTTTAGCTCCTGTGGAGGATGTATTTGTGGATGGCAAGGATTTTCTCTATTCCGTATTTGAAGGCGGACCCCGCCAAGGGTTGAGAGAAAAGATCCTGAAATGCTTTGGAGTCGAAATCTCGAAATATCTGGATAAAGCTTGGAACTCTAGGAAAACAGAGCATAGAATAGCCATGTGTGACCTGGCGGTTCAAGATCCGGAAATTGTTTTCTCTCATTATCAAAATCGTATGACCATTGGAGGCCGGCGCGGGACTGTGTTTCGATCCGCATTCATGGTGAGATCTCCAATCGATTTCGATCGTATATTATCAGTTCACAGGGCTAATCCATGTTATGAGGCACCGAGTTTTTCCATCCATGATTTCAAAAACAAGCCGTCAATGACAATGCCGGAGGTTTTCCGAAAATTCGGGTAATTCCACCGCCTGATTGAACCAACACCCGTCAATGGATGTTCAATAATATCCGGGATATTGTGGTTTCTCCAAATTCTTCCAAGTAATCCCGAGCTTGTTCTTGAAGTAGGAACCGAACCGTTCGAATAATTTGGCCCAATGGGTCCTGCCTTGTTCCAGTTCCGTCAGAATTTCAGCCACAAGCTCAGGTAATCTGCCCAGTTCTTCTTTCGGCAGAAATGAGACGGCGCCTTCCCTGATAGCCTCGTTAATGCTCTCGACATTGATAGCTCGCGCGGTGAGCATTGCTGCAGGTAAATGTCGTGCTCGGCATGACTTCAGTAATTCAAAACCATTTACACCCATGATGTCGAGAATCGCTAGATCGAAATTCTCGTTTTCGATCAGTTCGAGCGCAGTCTCAAATGTCTGTCCGGTAATCACAATGGTGTTTGGAAATTGTTCTTTGATAATGTCAAGAACATCGGCTTCGTCGTCCACAACCAGCAGCCTCTTGTGCTCTAAAATAGATTGATCGTCCATCGTGAATTCTCCCTCGGACAGAAACGACTTCGGTCATATGGATATATTGGGAGTGAAGTTTATCTAATACCGATTCGCCTTTCTTTTTTATAATCAGGAAGGCGGGGGGTATCCTTCGCTCCGGACTACGCAAAGCCGTCTAATCGCTCCGCTCAGAACACCCTAACCTTCGCTATCTTATATGCATAACTGCGAAATGGTATAACTTACCCCCAAGTCCGATTGATGTTGCCTCTATGCTTCCTCTATGTTGATTCTCAGCATCTCCAGTGAAGCAAGGACCCGTTTACTGTTGCGGTTCACCGCGGGGAAGTCTTCTGAGGCTTCGTAGAGCTGTCGAGCAATAGCAGTTAGAGTCTCAACTGATTTGCGCATTTCTTCGAGAGAAACTATCCTTTCCATTCTCTAAATCCCCTTTTTCCTCAAATCCTTGAATCTTCGGGCCTTTACTTCGTAGCGAGGCAAGCTGTTAGGTGGTAAGATCTCCAGATTGTAGCCAAGGTTAGTCTTCAAACGAAGTTGGGTCGTAAGCTCGCCCTGAAGTTCTTTAGTCGAAGAATTCGCAGCTTCTTCCGTTAACTCGACTTTCAAAGTAATCGTGTCGGTATCGCCTTTTTTGTCTACAATGACTTCATACTCATTTCCCAGTCCTTGAATGGAACGAACTACATCCTCGATTGCAGACGGAGCCAAGAGCACGCCTTTGACCTTGGTTATGTCGTCAGCCCGTCCGATTACACCTCCCTTGAACAGCTTGTAAGTGCGTCCGCACTCACATTGCTCATCACCGATCTCTACGATGTCTTTGGCATCGAACCTGACGCACGGCTGAGCGAATCTGTCCAGCGCCGTAATCACGAGCTTGCCTTTTTGTCCGGTTTCGGTGAGGAGTTCCCCGGTTTCCAAATCTTCCACCTCAGCCAGGAACATGGCTTCATTGACGTGGAGAGCGCCCGGCTGGCATGAGCATTCGAATCCCCAGGCTCCTATTTCTGTGGCACCGGCGTGATCGAAGACTTTAGATCCCCATATTTCTTCGATCCGCTGCTTTGTCGAAGGAATCAGAGCCCCTGGCTCTCCAGCGCAAGTAATCTTGGTAATGGGCAATGTAGCAGGATCGATATGAAGCTGATTGCGTGCGGTATCGGCCATTCCGAGGACATACGTAGGCGTAGCCATCATTGCCGTAGCCTGCAGCTCCTGAATCTTGAGAATACGAGATTTTGTGTCCAGCACCCCTCCCGGGACCGTTTCGCACCCTATCTTCTCGGAAGCATAATGCGCAGCCCAAAAAGCTACGAATACATTGTACCCGAAAGGTAGGAAGACACGATCGTGGGGCCGATAGCCCTGGGCCCAAAGCAGGGTGGCCCAGCACTCCGTCCACCATTCCCAATCTTGCCAGGTATCAGCCTGGTAGATTGGTTGCCCTGTCGTCCCACTGGTTTGTCGAAACACACATACATCGTCCAAGTCGACACACAGCGCATCGCCATATGGGAAGGGGTCTTTTCGCTGAATAGGCTTCATCATAGCCTTTTCCACTTTCGGAACCCGGCGGATGTCTTCCCAGGAGTTGATATCTTCAGGATGCATCCCGGCTTGCTGATAGAGAGCGCGGTGAAATCGTGAGTTAGAGTACGCCCACGTTAGAATGCGCTTGAATTTCTTGAGCTGCAATGCCTCCAGCCGCTCGCGCGGGAGTACTTCCAAATACGGATTCCAATATGACACCTGTTTGTTCATGATTCCTCGCCAAGAATGTTCCAAACTCAATGGTTTTTTCTATCGTGAGACCAAGCAATTATGGCCTGATTTCCTCGGTAATGGCCAAGTCTCAGTATTTTTGCCGTTCTTCTCTCCCTGGTATTGACAGCCACGATCGGCGAAACACCGCATAATGACTTGGCACGTCTCTAAGATGACTCAGGAGCTGTCCGTTAGAGATAACTCCTATTCCATCATCATGTTGGGCAACCACATGGAAATTTGGGGAAAGAACAGAAGCAGAAGAAGACACAGCCCCATCCCCACAATAAACGGATAGATACCTTTGTATACAGTTCCAACAGGTTCTTTGCAGACCCCCGAGACAACAAAGGCATTGATCGCCATAGGGGGAAGAATCACTCCTATCATGGTTACCACGCTGATAATGACTCCGAACCAGATAGGGTCGTATCCCATCTTGAGCACTACGGGGAGAAAGATAGGAGTCGCCAGAATGAGAAAGGCCAAGTCTTCAATGAAAGAACCACCTATAAGATACACCGCAATAATGATCAACATGACGACCGTGCGATCTACTTGAAGGCCTTCAAGCCAGCCGGCAACAATATATGGCGTTCGGGTTACTGCAAAGAAATGCCCCAGGATGGTTGCTCCGGCAATGAGCATGATAACCATGCACGCGATGCGCAAAGTCTCGGAGACTGCTTGCACAAAGCGCTTCAGGTCCATGTCTTTCTTGCACAGAGTGAGAATCAAAACGGCAAACGTTCCGACGCTTCCGGCTTCGGTCGGGGTAAAAAACCCCATCATCAGGCCGCCTACCACAATGAGGAAAATTGAGAGCACTACCAGGACCGGCGGCAAGGATGCGAATCGATCTTTCCACGGTGACTTTTCACCCTTCGGGCCTAGCTTGGGATTCATCGCGCTCCACCCGAAAAGCGTAATCACGAAAGAAAAAGCCACGATCAGGCCGGGAATAATACCTGCCAGAAACAGCTTGCCGATAGAAGTCTCTGTAAGTATCCCGTATACGATGAGCACTACACTCGGAGGAATCAGTATTCCCAGAGTTCCCACGGTAGCAACTGTCCCGCAGGAGAGCCGTCTGTCGTAATTGTACCGATCCATCTCGGGGACCGCTATCGTTGCAAACGTTGCGGCAGTTGCAGGTGAGGAGCCGCAGATTGCCTTGAAAACCGTAGCCGCGGCAACGGTTCCGATGGCGAGACCGCCAGGCACATGTCCGATGAACTTATATGCCGAATCGTACAGATTGCGAGCCACGCCGCCACTTGCACCGACTTGCCCCATGAGAACAAACATCGGTATGACCGTAAAACCGTATGAGGACAGTACGGAAAAAACGTCTTTTGCCACGAGGTTGAATGCGGCATCCACGTTAACGATGGCAGCAAACCCGATGAACCCGGCAAGAGCCATTGAGAAACCAATCTCAAGACCCATGAGAAAGAAAACGAAGAGCAAGAGAATAACCAAAAGACCGATTGTGGCAAAGCTCATGGTTCCAACTCTCTCTTTGTCAACATGTCTACAAACAGTACGAGACACTCAATAAAGCAACACAAAGCCATCAAATAGGTAACGGGATAAAGAGGAAGTTGCAGAGTAGGAGTGACTTCTCCCACACGATAAAAATCATTCCCCATGATCCATGTGTTCCATCCCAGGACTGCAAACAAGCCGATAGCGAGCAGCCGCGTCAGAATGTGCAGTACGGTTTGCAGCGCATCGGGCAGTTTTCCGGTGAGGAAGTCCATCATCACGTGGCCCTTCAGGCGAGACGTCTGAGGCAGAGCGAATCCGATTACAACTGCCCCGAGTAGCCCTACCAACTCGTACGTGCCGAGGA
The sequence above is a segment of the Desulfomonile tiedjei DSM 6799 genome. Coding sequences within it:
- the tnpA gene encoding IS200/IS605 family transposase; this translates as MKDYQSLNHTKWDCKYHVVFIPKRRRKQIYGALRKHLGEMFHDLARRKESRIIEGHLCSDHVHMCVSIPPKFAVSSVIGYIKGKSAISIARNFTSRKRNFTGESFWARGYYVSTVGLDEESVKKYIREQEAEDARLEQLNMLHAETPPSGGS
- a CDS encoding IS1182 family transposase; protein product: MGKQIRADYEQILMFPPSVEDWVAKDHPARFIRDFVDSLDLSELGIEVPDSDTGRPPYAPDLLLKVWLFGYFNRIRSTRKLEKGCLENMGLIWLTGMNAPDHNSLWRFFKANKKSLRHLFRQSIRVALKADLIGLALHAVDGTKIQAVSSNDKARGREHLERFLESVSERLDRTIADAMTEIERAEREETGEYRLPQSMQDGLKRKQRIQEALKELDESDKKSVHPSEPEARFMKNRRTKDLSYNAQAVADQKSGLIVAADVVTDGADNGQLVPMLDKVKENLGAVAEENVADGGYFSSGQIGLAHEREYGILIGKSSGEIVSERGADEDLYHRSRFVFDQERDCFICPEGRLLPFHQRKINGKNHNEVRRYHCKDFLTCPNRWKCSKSKNGRLIDLSVYEAALERHRSKREKPENKERLKTRKKIIEPPFAWIKSALSFRRWTVAGIDNVKAQWDLICTTINLRKLYHHWVSGEVAFT
- a CDS encoding heparinase II/III family protein; the protein is MRDPDLPDAHFRRDRILSRTCIDFEIIDSPAKGASSAGAFSVSATGILSFTIEPASTDFSGFDTLSVNLQNTSQDTVLVGLRLFHGTQTLSESVSFSGGREELLPGIPAFLKFPIESFGTYGEATDWKDVRRITFVFCREKQYAGSEPVSIVFRGLEGESRERYSGPRLTSEGLRHLRQDCSIENACDAKVLSLYRQSNPAMWIPPPHRYPKENADQVLRGEIMGFHLGYPVDWASNPEGSLEWAHFLHRHHFLRSLVIGCAETGNPAYSRALENIVKDWIAANPVPIGSNGGASPAWETLSVAWRLREWLWVAGATDAFHGFRPESQELILRSVWEHARSLVDHQGHSNNWIVVESAALALAGLCFPGFRDARSWWKSGIRRLAIEFVRQFFRDGVHFEISPMYHAICFHALLEVREAAQKAGEQLPEIFFDPLERCGEYLAGLCRPDFTWPSLNDSGSMDKDYTALLRKAGDMFSRPDLQWIGTRGTEGRTPESGLRVFPDAGIAVMRSAYEPDAHFAVFRAGPAGASHVHEDVLSLEITAWGRPILVDPGITSYGPEALTEHYRSGPAHNAILPKKGFLRSKAPFETRVRPAGRNLSTEAGKNWRSVTGICRFGESGDRQSTITRTILFIDSTFWLVKDTVRCSLPEDIIVCWQFAPGRLEISGQSLEFRCPEPEERLFKLIPLLGKMSANLRCLTGSLNPPGGWVSTHGGDVPAPSCEYSMQFAAGESSVYWALIPGLGVIQTERNDCNEGDTIRISLLDFRYELRFSRDGRLYCCRVSGYS
- a CDS encoding response regulator, whose amino-acid sequence is MDDQSILEHKRLLVVDDEADVLDIIKEQFPNTIVITGQTFETALELIENENFDLAILDIMGVNGFELLKSCRARHLPAAMLTARAINVESINEAIREGAVSFLPKEELGRLPELVAEILTELEQGRTHWAKLFERFGSYFKNKLGITWKNLEKPQYPGYY
- a CDS encoding tetratricopeptide repeat protein, whose protein sequence is MSKHLCASLFFRVTLRTLVIILITAGFFMLSASSASAQLPADLRDALEAHRAGKLQEAVEIYTEYLVKNPKSAEAYNWRGMAYEDLGQLNKALADLNRALELSPNYSDAYNNRGEVYRRQNKFVEAMNDYRKATELEKDFAEPHYNMGLILEAQKKNELAIREFDTYLKFKPNAPDKQEITARIEALKKTAAATPAPPGTAPAPKAPDQKAPGVAPSPPGAPKPAGPRPGQVQIPPPPPPGIDLGIPGVPPIPVDILASLDIVSAIISLVFYLFSAGMLFLIAVKTNTSLPWLAFIPIANIILCIKIAGKPLWWLALFLLPILALPLAMLIPMDPTEGIIVGVLTLLVSLVPLVVWLFVSLGIASARGKSAVWGVLLFIPCTSFIGLAYLGLSK
- a CDS encoding LOG family protein: MRIRRKLKYAVLGSASVPDDSPEIAKAYAVGRAIAGFGAVLLTGACPGLPQAATRGAKSSGGITMGISPAQSLHEHRTVYSYPEESDVTLFTGMGKKGRNVILVRSADACIFIGGGMGTLNEFTIAFDDLDTHCAIGILSGTGGYSDEFGRLVQIVGRTSRAALFEHADPATLVQSIFRHVDSADDIY